A stretch of Physeter macrocephalus isolate SW-GA chromosome 8, ASM283717v5, whole genome shotgun sequence DNA encodes these proteins:
- the ATPSCKMT gene encoding ATP synthase subunit C lysine N-methyltransferase isoform X1, giving the protein MEGGGTPPETLKEERQSGCVPPTSLEGNSLKKSSWGFLFTGIVGGTLVAVYAVATPFITPALRRICLPFVPATAKQIENVVKMLRCRRGPLVDIGSGDGRIVIAAAKEGFTAVGYELNPWLVWYSRYCARREGVQASAKFYISDLWKVTFSKYSNVVIFGVPQMMLQLEKKLELELEDEARVIACRFPFPHWTPAQVTGEGIDTVWAYDASSFRRSKKRP; this is encoded by the exons GGACACCCCCagaaacacttaaagaagaaagGCAGTCAGGATGTGTTCCACCTACAAGTCTTGAGGGCAACAGTTTGAAGAAAAGCAGTTGGGGGTTCTTATTTACTGGCATTGTTGGGGGGACGCTGGTGGCCGTGTACGCCGTGGCCACACCGTTTATAACACCAGCCCTCCGAAGAATCTGTTTGCCTTTTGTACCTGCAACTGCAAAGCAGATCGAAAATGTTGTGAAAATGTTGCGATGCAGGAGAGGACCCCTGGTAGACATTGGTAGCGGCGACGGACGTATC GTAATAGCAGCTGCAAAGGAAGGATTCACAGCTGTGGGTTATGAATTAAACCCCTGGCTCGTCTGGTACTCCAGATACTGCGCTCGGCGGGAAGGGGTGCAGGCGTCAGCCAAATTTTACATCTCAGACTTGTGGAAG GTCACTTTTTCGAAGTACTCAAACGTTGTCATCTTTGGTGTGCCTCAGATG ATGCTGCAGTTGGAGAAGAAGCTTGAGCTTGAACTTGAGGACGAGGCTAGAGTCATTGCTTGCCGGTTCCCCTTCCCACACTGGACCCCGGCCCAGGTCACGGGGGAGGGGATAGACACCGTGTGGGCTTACGATGCCAGTTCTTTCAGGAGAAGTAAGAAAAGGCCCTGA
- the ATPSCKMT gene encoding ATP synthase subunit C lysine N-methyltransferase isoform X2, translating into MEGGGTPPETLKEERQSGCVPPTSLEGNSLKKSSWGFLFTGIVGGTLVAVYAVATPFITPALRRICLPFVPATAKQIENVVKMLRCRRGPLVDIGSGDGRIVIAAAKEGFTAVGYELNPWLVWYSRYCARREGVQASAKFYISDLWKVTFSKYSNVVIFGVPQMGCRYKRTLRNHFLQLPAH; encoded by the exons GGACACCCCCagaaacacttaaagaagaaagGCAGTCAGGATGTGTTCCACCTACAAGTCTTGAGGGCAACAGTTTGAAGAAAAGCAGTTGGGGGTTCTTATTTACTGGCATTGTTGGGGGGACGCTGGTGGCCGTGTACGCCGTGGCCACACCGTTTATAACACCAGCCCTCCGAAGAATCTGTTTGCCTTTTGTACCTGCAACTGCAAAGCAGATCGAAAATGTTGTGAAAATGTTGCGATGCAGGAGAGGACCCCTGGTAGACATTGGTAGCGGCGACGGACGTATC GTAATAGCAGCTGCAAAGGAAGGATTCACAGCTGTGGGTTATGAATTAAACCCCTGGCTCGTCTGGTACTCCAGATACTGCGCTCGGCGGGAAGGGGTGCAGGCGTCAGCCAAATTTTACATCTCAGACTTGTGGAAG GTCACTTTTTCGAAGTACTCAAACGTTGTCATCTTTGGTGTGCCTCAGATG GGATGCAGATACAAAAGGACATTGAGAAATCATTTCCTCCAACTACCCGCTCACTGA
- the ATPSCKMT gene encoding ATP synthase subunit C lysine N-methyltransferase isoform X5, which yields MEGGGTPPETLKEERQSGCVPPTSLEGNSLKKSSWGFLFTGIVGGTLVAVYAVATPFITPALRRICLPFVPATAKQIENVVKMLRCRRGPLVDIGSGDGRIVIAAAKEGFTAVGYELNPWLVWYSRYCARREGVQASAKFYISDLWKVTFSKYSNVVIFGVPQMRNQECLRNG from the exons GGACACCCCCagaaacacttaaagaagaaagGCAGTCAGGATGTGTTCCACCTACAAGTCTTGAGGGCAACAGTTTGAAGAAAAGCAGTTGGGGGTTCTTATTTACTGGCATTGTTGGGGGGACGCTGGTGGCCGTGTACGCCGTGGCCACACCGTTTATAACACCAGCCCTCCGAAGAATCTGTTTGCCTTTTGTACCTGCAACTGCAAAGCAGATCGAAAATGTTGTGAAAATGTTGCGATGCAGGAGAGGACCCCTGGTAGACATTGGTAGCGGCGACGGACGTATC GTAATAGCAGCTGCAAAGGAAGGATTCACAGCTGTGGGTTATGAATTAAACCCCTGGCTCGTCTGGTACTCCAGATACTGCGCTCGGCGGGAAGGGGTGCAGGCGTCAGCCAAATTTTACATCTCAGACTTGTGGAAG GTCACTTTTTCGAAGTACTCAAACGTTGTCATCTTTGGTGTGCCTCAGATG AGGAACCAGGAATGTTTGAGAAATGGCTGA
- the ATPSCKMT gene encoding ATP synthase subunit C lysine N-methyltransferase isoform X4, which produces MEGGGTPPETLKEERQSGCVPPTSLEGNSLKKSSWGFLFTGIVGGTLVAVYAVATPFITPALRRICLPFVPATAKQIENVVKMLRCRRGPLVDIGSGDGRIVIAAAKEGFTAVGYELNPWLVWYSRYCARREGVQASAKFYISDLWKVTFSKYSNVVIFGVPQMVYLDLAYDSHLEIKDL; this is translated from the exons GGACACCCCCagaaacacttaaagaagaaagGCAGTCAGGATGTGTTCCACCTACAAGTCTTGAGGGCAACAGTTTGAAGAAAAGCAGTTGGGGGTTCTTATTTACTGGCATTGTTGGGGGGACGCTGGTGGCCGTGTACGCCGTGGCCACACCGTTTATAACACCAGCCCTCCGAAGAATCTGTTTGCCTTTTGTACCTGCAACTGCAAAGCAGATCGAAAATGTTGTGAAAATGTTGCGATGCAGGAGAGGACCCCTGGTAGACATTGGTAGCGGCGACGGACGTATC GTAATAGCAGCTGCAAAGGAAGGATTCACAGCTGTGGGTTATGAATTAAACCCCTGGCTCGTCTGGTACTCCAGATACTGCGCTCGGCGGGAAGGGGTGCAGGCGTCAGCCAAATTTTACATCTCAGACTTGTGGAAG GTCACTTTTTCGAAGTACTCAAACGTTGTCATCTTTGGTGTGCCTCAGATG GTTTATCTTGACTTAGCATATGACAGTCATTTGGAAATAAAAGATCTgtaa